Proteins from a genomic interval of Amphiura filiformis chromosome 9, Afil_fr2py, whole genome shotgun sequence:
- the LOC140161236 gene encoding leucine-rich repeat serine/threonine-protein kinase 1-like isoform X2 — MEENIESAADQLLQYIQDPDNFSPEGFVQQLELLAPEVIQGLFSTDNANRRPERAKELLPAACERGDLEAVVWLLVMGADPSVIAQKGSSLEIATVHGHAEIVDKLISWNEGALESRDTVIGCLRKACEGHHRELIKFWLGHLNNLYLYKEPWSNFVRNNSPLPGYALRVPKHCIQQLSDAVIQVMGETVQHILEAWVDSDEEEVDEERLCAHWNSKNLPLFDETWLQRPRYNTHLVHIDLSQNAFKTIPEMLLWGIPWLEYLDLSDNLITELPDVGQTEPDQSGLIYLKVTSNKLTYISNDVFMMPQLQMLSLARNKITFIGLIEQEGDVQPEWKCTSLQELNLSFNELTCLPERLSVASRLKRLEVSNNHLEEMTKPWHCPMEILDLSHNAISEIPDVHVYWRQSLRILNLSSNNLRRIPHTICQLTMLENLDLSNTGIRRLPDKDTWKTFSLAKLDLSANHLVVRKAKMRKITRYYGFGSPSFTQYWEYIEPVELSFPDYFDKKLKALNLSYNDLHDVPDSVCQMRHLQYLDIQGNPCITCLPDQMAALRDLVNLKFGSIQIKHPSELAKLFCQPTERNVEDKTHLVKQTLRKRFLQYEVCREMKIIMVGPSQTGKTELLCSLTGIEWPQSDLGVNVVSKASLNFDKKVQDIQFTIWDLKGSDEYLVIHQAFLTPHTIYLLVWDMTKRDDESMEKLEPHVLNIKARAPLSPIIAVGTHIDRYKHNRQQIVTESIAAFSRKFQDTDFTFVEVDARPVSSEGIIDLKRMIYNHATTMTYMKGPHRYIMLGREVPRSFIHLKEQLSHAQENLPVQRQHAQDGVPVSPKPFLTEAELAAIIERMSGNFIETTKEVEQVVEYLQDCGTLIHIQDYTYKLTRLYFLDPVWLSNTLVKVVRLKNSDINEHQGIVTESQLRRLSVASGFGEHNFKEYLQLLARFEITLSTIKSCRESCSLNEPRKYIIPSALPYGRPWIETIGDNPYKHKLMRWYQMAYTPPGFWSRLVARLLVSIKQQDLNQFRIQLEHILPCVSQEGLFIRHDDGEIKIEPMQIFNDPSLRIILLSKDNLFSPLGFIVDHIEKLLKEWYPGLTKNRLDGRPRVIRYIPCPVCVQNFQNNTSDEEGHQQIPKTKDTTFLRWKS; from the exons GTGCTCTGGAATCTCGTGATACGGTGATTGGATGTTTGAGGAAAGCTTGCGAAGGACATCACAGAGAGCTCATCAAGTTCTGGCTAGGCCATCTCAACAATCTATATCTTTACAAAGAACCATGGTCTAATTTCGTAAGAAACAATAGCCCACTACCTG GATATGCTTTGCGTGTTCCAAAGCATTGTATTCAACAGCTTTCAGACGCAGTAATTCAGGTTATGGGCGAAACTGTGCAACACATACTTGAGGCTTGGGTAGATAGCGACGAGGAGGAAGTAGACGAAGAG CGGCTTTGTGCGCATTGGAACAGCAAGAATCTACCATTGTTTGACGAAACCTGGTTGCAACGACCGAGATACAATACTCACTTAGTACACATTGATCTTTCACAAAACGCTTTCAAAACCATTCCTGAAATGCTACTTTGGGGGATTCCGTGGCTGgaatatttagatttatctgacAACTTGATTACTGAATTACCGGATGTAGGACAAACCGAACCGGATCAATCTGG tcTCATATATCTGAAAGTGACCAGCAACAAACTAACATATATATCCAACGACGTTTTTATGATGCCACAACTGCAAATGCTGTCCTTGGCAAGGAATAAGATCACATTTATTGGACTCATTGAGCAGGAAG GTGATGTGCAACCGGAGTGGAAGTGTACAAGTCTACAGGAACTCAACCTATCATTTAATGAGCTGACATGTTTACCTGAAAGGTTATCGGTGGCAAGCAGATTGAAGCGTCTTGAAGTGTCCAATAACCATCTAGAAGAAATGACGAAGCCGTGGCATTGTCCAATG GAAATTCTGGACCTATCGCATAATGCGATATCCGAGATACCAGATGTTCATGTTTACTGGCGTCAATCTTTGAGAATTCTCAACTTGAGTAGCAATAACCTCAGAAGAATCCCGCACACAATTTGTCAGCTGACAATGCTGGAAAATCTGGACCTAAGCAACACGGGGATTCGACGGCTACCTGACAAGGACACGTGGAAAACGTTTTCTTTGGCAAAGTTGGATCTTTCAGCCAATCATCTTGTCGTAAGGAAGGCCAAGATGAGGAAAATCACACGGTATTATGGATTTGGTTCCCCATCTTTCACACAGTATTG GGAGTACATCGAGCCTGTAGAGCTGTCATTTCCagactattttgataaaaaattgaaGGCACTGAATTTAAGCTACAATGACCTGCACGATGTTCCCGACTCTGTTTGTCAAATGCGACATCTTCAGTACCTTGACATTCAAGG GAACCCATGTATAACATGTCTACCAGACCAGATGGCTGCCCTTCGAGATTTGGTCAACTTGAAATTTGGTTCTATTCAAATCAAACATCCTTCGGAACTTGCAAAGCTGTTTTGTCAACCGACCGAGCGCAATGTGGAAGATAAGACACATTTAGTCAAACAAACACTTCGGAAGAGGTTCTTACAATACGAAGTATGCCGAGAAATGAAGATAATCATGGTCGGACCTTCG CAAACTGGCAAAACTGAGTTACTGTGCAGCTTGACAGGCATTGAGTGGCCACAATCGGACTTGGGAGTAAACGTTGTTTCCAAAGCCTCTTTGAACTTCGACAAGAAAGTG CAGGATATTCAGTTCACAATATGGGATTTGAAAGGCAGTGATGAATATCTTGTCATCCATCAAGCTTTCTTGACGCCACACACTATCTATTTACTCGTTTGGGATATGACCAAGCGTGACGATGAAAGCATGGAGAAACTTGAACCCCATGTTTTGAACATCAAG GCAAGGGCACCTTTAAGTCCAATCATAGCAGTAGGAACCCATATCGATAGATACAAACACAACAGACAACAAATCGTAACAGAATCTATCGCAGCTTTCTCGCGCAAGTTTCAAGACACCGATTTCACGTTTGTTGAGGTTGACGCCAGACCAGTGAGTTCAGAGGGCATTATAGATCTCAAGCGGATGATATACAACCATGCAACTACCATGACTTATATGAAGGGTCCCCATAGGTACATCATGTTGGGCAGAGAG GTCCCGAGATCGTTTATACACTTGAAAGAGCAACTGTCGCATGCACAAGAGAATTTACCAGTACAGCGGCAGCATGCACAAGATGGTGTACCAGTAAGTCCCAAACCGTTCTTAACTGAAGCCGAATTGGCAGCCATTATTGAAAGAATGTCAGGGAATTTCATTGAGACTACGAAGGAAGTTGAACAAG TCGTAGAATACCTTCAAGATTGCGGTACTTTGATCCATATACAAGACTATACGTACAAGCTTACAAGACTCtatttcctggaccctgtttggtTATCAAACACATTGGTAAAAGTAGTCCGACTCAAGAACAGCGATATCAATGAACACCAGGGAATTGTCACAGAATCACAACTCAGACGACTCTCTGTAGCATCCGGATTTGGAGAACACAATTTCAAGGAGTATCTACAATTATTGGCTAGATTTGAAATTACACTGTCCACAATCAAATCCTG CCGAGAATCCTGTTCTTTAAACGAACCTCGTAAGTACATTATACCGTCTGCTCTTCCTTATGGACGCCCTTGGATTGAGACTATTGGAGACAACCCATACAAACACAAACTGATGAGGTGGTACCAGATGGCTTACACACCACCAGGATTCTGGAGTCGTCTTGTGGCACGGCTATTGGTCTCTATCAAACAACAAGATTTGAATCAATTcag GATTCAACTAGAACACATTCTGCCTTGCGTTAGTCAAGAAGGACTATTCATCCGCCATGACGATGGTGAAATTAAGATCGAGCCTATGCAGATTTTCAATGATCCAAGTTTGCGTATCATTTTACTGAGCAAGGACAACTTGTTTTCTCCATTGGGATTTATCGTCGACCACATtgaaaagttgttgaaagaatGGTATCCAG GTCTAACCAAAAATAGACTGGATGGTAGGCCACGTGTTATACGATACATTCCATGTCCAGTGTGCGTccagaatttccaaaacaatacTTCTGATGAAGAAGGTCATCAACAGATCCCGAAGACCAAAGATACCACCTTTTTACGTTGGAAGAGTTGA
- the LOC140161236 gene encoding leucine-rich repeat serine/threonine-protein kinase 1-like isoform X3: MEENIESAADQLLQYIQDPDNFSPEGFVQQLELLAPEVIQGLFSTDNANRRPERAKELLPAACERGDLEAVVWLLVMGADPSVIAQKGSSLEIATVHGHAEIVDKLISWNEGALESRDTVIGCLRKACEGHHRELIKFWLGHLNNLYLYKEPWSNFVRNNSPLPGYALRVPKHCIQQLSDAVIQVMGETVQHILEAWVDSDEEEVDEERLCAHWNSKNLPLFDETWLQRPRYNTHLVHIDLSQNAFKTIPEMLLWGIPWLEYLDLSDNLITELPDVGQTEPDQSGLIYLKVTSNKLTYISNDVFMMPQLQMLSLARNKITFIGLIEQEGDVQPEWKCTSLQELNLSFNELTCLPERLSVASRLKRLEVSNNHLEEMTKPWHCPMEILDLSHNAISEIPDVHVYWRQSLRILNLSSNNLRRIPHTICQLTMLENLDLSNTGIRRLPDKDTWKTFSLAKLDLSANHLVVRKAKMRKITRYYGFGSPSFTQYWEYIEPVELSFPDYFDKKLKALNLSYNDLHDVPDSVCQMRHLQYLDIQGNPCITCLPDQMAALRDLVNLKFGSIQIKHPSELAKLFCQPTERNVEDKTHLVKQTLRKRFLQYEVCREMKIIMVGPSQTGKTELLCSLTGIEWPQSDLGVNVVSKASLNFDKKVDIQFTIWDLKGSDEYLVIHQAFLTPHTIYLLVWDMTKRDDESMEKLEPHVLNIKARAPLSPIIAVGTHIDRYKHNRQQIVTESIAAFSRKFQDTDFTFVEVDARPVSSEGIIDLKRMIYNHATTMTYMKGPHRYIMLGREVPRSFIHLKEQLSHAQENLPVQRQHAQDGVPVSPKPFLTEAELAAIIERMSGNFIETTKEVEQVVEYLQDCGTLIHIQDYTYKLTRLYFLDPVWLSNTLVKVVRLKNSDINEHQGIVTESQLRRLSVASGFGEHNFKEYLQLLARFEITLSTIKSCRESCSLNEPRKYIIPSALPYGRPWIETIGDNPYKHKLMRWYQMAYTPPGFWSRLVARLLVSIKQQDLNQFRIQLEHILPCVSQEGLFIRHDDGEIKIEPMQIFNDPSLRIILLSKDNLFSPLGFIVDHIEKLLKEWYPGLTKNRLDGRPRVIRYIPCPVCVQNFQNNTSDEEGHQQIPKTKDTTFLRWKS; this comes from the exons GTGCTCTGGAATCTCGTGATACGGTGATTGGATGTTTGAGGAAAGCTTGCGAAGGACATCACAGAGAGCTCATCAAGTTCTGGCTAGGCCATCTCAACAATCTATATCTTTACAAAGAACCATGGTCTAATTTCGTAAGAAACAATAGCCCACTACCTG GATATGCTTTGCGTGTTCCAAAGCATTGTATTCAACAGCTTTCAGACGCAGTAATTCAGGTTATGGGCGAAACTGTGCAACACATACTTGAGGCTTGGGTAGATAGCGACGAGGAGGAAGTAGACGAAGAG CGGCTTTGTGCGCATTGGAACAGCAAGAATCTACCATTGTTTGACGAAACCTGGTTGCAACGACCGAGATACAATACTCACTTAGTACACATTGATCTTTCACAAAACGCTTTCAAAACCATTCCTGAAATGCTACTTTGGGGGATTCCGTGGCTGgaatatttagatttatctgacAACTTGATTACTGAATTACCGGATGTAGGACAAACCGAACCGGATCAATCTGG tcTCATATATCTGAAAGTGACCAGCAACAAACTAACATATATATCCAACGACGTTTTTATGATGCCACAACTGCAAATGCTGTCCTTGGCAAGGAATAAGATCACATTTATTGGACTCATTGAGCAGGAAG GTGATGTGCAACCGGAGTGGAAGTGTACAAGTCTACAGGAACTCAACCTATCATTTAATGAGCTGACATGTTTACCTGAAAGGTTATCGGTGGCAAGCAGATTGAAGCGTCTTGAAGTGTCCAATAACCATCTAGAAGAAATGACGAAGCCGTGGCATTGTCCAATG GAAATTCTGGACCTATCGCATAATGCGATATCCGAGATACCAGATGTTCATGTTTACTGGCGTCAATCTTTGAGAATTCTCAACTTGAGTAGCAATAACCTCAGAAGAATCCCGCACACAATTTGTCAGCTGACAATGCTGGAAAATCTGGACCTAAGCAACACGGGGATTCGACGGCTACCTGACAAGGACACGTGGAAAACGTTTTCTTTGGCAAAGTTGGATCTTTCAGCCAATCATCTTGTCGTAAGGAAGGCCAAGATGAGGAAAATCACACGGTATTATGGATTTGGTTCCCCATCTTTCACACAGTATTG GGAGTACATCGAGCCTGTAGAGCTGTCATTTCCagactattttgataaaaaattgaaGGCACTGAATTTAAGCTACAATGACCTGCACGATGTTCCCGACTCTGTTTGTCAAATGCGACATCTTCAGTACCTTGACATTCAAGG GAACCCATGTATAACATGTCTACCAGACCAGATGGCTGCCCTTCGAGATTTGGTCAACTTGAAATTTGGTTCTATTCAAATCAAACATCCTTCGGAACTTGCAAAGCTGTTTTGTCAACCGACCGAGCGCAATGTGGAAGATAAGACACATTTAGTCAAACAAACACTTCGGAAGAGGTTCTTACAATACGAAGTATGCCGAGAAATGAAGATAATCATGGTCGGACCTTCG CAAACTGGCAAAACTGAGTTACTGTGCAGCTTGACAGGCATTGAGTGGCCACAATCGGACTTGGGAGTAAACGTTGTTTCCAAAGCCTCTTTGAACTTCGACAAGAAAGTG GATATTCAGTTCACAATATGGGATTTGAAAGGCAGTGATGAATATCTTGTCATCCATCAAGCTTTCTTGACGCCACACACTATCTATTTACTCGTTTGGGATATGACCAAGCGTGACGATGAAAGCATGGAGAAACTTGAACCCCATGTTTTGAACATCAAG GCAAGGGCACCTTTAAGTCCAATCATAGCAGTAGGAACCCATATCGATAGATACAAACACAACAGACAACAAATCGTAACAGAATCTATCGCAGCTTTCTCGCGCAAGTTTCAAGACACCGATTTCACGTTTGTTGAGGTTGACGCCAGACCAGTGAGTTCAGAGGGCATTATAGATCTCAAGCGGATGATATACAACCATGCAACTACCATGACTTATATGAAGGGTCCCCATAGGTACATCATGTTGGGCAGAGAG GTCCCGAGATCGTTTATACACTTGAAAGAGCAACTGTCGCATGCACAAGAGAATTTACCAGTACAGCGGCAGCATGCACAAGATGGTGTACCAGTAAGTCCCAAACCGTTCTTAACTGAAGCCGAATTGGCAGCCATTATTGAAAGAATGTCAGGGAATTTCATTGAGACTACGAAGGAAGTTGAACAAG TCGTAGAATACCTTCAAGATTGCGGTACTTTGATCCATATACAAGACTATACGTACAAGCTTACAAGACTCtatttcctggaccctgtttggtTATCAAACACATTGGTAAAAGTAGTCCGACTCAAGAACAGCGATATCAATGAACACCAGGGAATTGTCACAGAATCACAACTCAGACGACTCTCTGTAGCATCCGGATTTGGAGAACACAATTTCAAGGAGTATCTACAATTATTGGCTAGATTTGAAATTACACTGTCCACAATCAAATCCTG CCGAGAATCCTGTTCTTTAAACGAACCTCGTAAGTACATTATACCGTCTGCTCTTCCTTATGGACGCCCTTGGATTGAGACTATTGGAGACAACCCATACAAACACAAACTGATGAGGTGGTACCAGATGGCTTACACACCACCAGGATTCTGGAGTCGTCTTGTGGCACGGCTATTGGTCTCTATCAAACAACAAGATTTGAATCAATTcag GATTCAACTAGAACACATTCTGCCTTGCGTTAGTCAAGAAGGACTATTCATCCGCCATGACGATGGTGAAATTAAGATCGAGCCTATGCAGATTTTCAATGATCCAAGTTTGCGTATCATTTTACTGAGCAAGGACAACTTGTTTTCTCCATTGGGATTTATCGTCGACCACATtgaaaagttgttgaaagaatGGTATCCAG GTCTAACCAAAAATAGACTGGATGGTAGGCCACGTGTTATACGATACATTCCATGTCCAGTGTGCGTccagaatttccaaaacaatacTTCTGATGAAGAAGGTCATCAACAGATCCCGAAGACCAAAGATACCACCTTTTTACGTTGGAAGAGTTGA
- the LOC140161236 gene encoding leucine-rich repeat serine/threonine-protein kinase 1-like isoform X1: MEENIESAADQLLQYIQDPDNFSPEGFVQQLELLAPEVIQGLFSTDNANRRPERAKELLPAACERGDLEAVVWLLVMGADPSVIAQKGSSLEIATVHGHAEIVDKLISWNEGALESRDTVIGCLRKACEGHHRELIKFWLGHLNNLYLYKEPWSNFVRNNSPLPGYALRVPKHCIQQLSDAVIQVMGETVQHILEAWVDSDEEEVDEERLCAHWNSKNLPLFDETWLQRPRYNTHLVHIDLSQNAFKTIPEMLLWGIPWLEYLDLSDNLITELPDVGQTEPDQSGLIYLKVTSNKLTYISNDVFMMPQLQMLSLARNKITFIGLIEQEGDVQPEWKCTSLQELNLSFNELTCLPERLSVASRLKRLEVSNNHLEEMTKPWHCPMEILDLSHNAISEIPDVHVYWRQSLRILNLSSNNLRRIPHTICQLTMLENLDLSNTGIRRLPDKDTWKTFSLAKLDLSANHLVVRKAKMRKITRYYGFGSPSFTQYWEYIEPVELSFPDYFDKKLKALNLSYNDLHDVPDSVCQMRHLQYLDIQGNPCITCLPDQMAALRDLVNLKFGSIQIKHPSELAKLFCQPTERNVEDKTHLVKQTLRKRFLQYEVCREMKIIMVGPSQTGKTELLCSLTGIEWPQSDLGVNVVSKASLNFDKKVVIKRIINTPRKDIQFTIWDLKGSDEYLVIHQAFLTPHTIYLLVWDMTKRDDESMEKLEPHVLNIKARAPLSPIIAVGTHIDRYKHNRQQIVTESIAAFSRKFQDTDFTFVEVDARPVSSEGIIDLKRMIYNHATTMTYMKGPHRYIMLGREVPRSFIHLKEQLSHAQENLPVQRQHAQDGVPVSPKPFLTEAELAAIIERMSGNFIETTKEVEQVVEYLQDCGTLIHIQDYTYKLTRLYFLDPVWLSNTLVKVVRLKNSDINEHQGIVTESQLRRLSVASGFGEHNFKEYLQLLARFEITLSTIKSCRESCSLNEPRKYIIPSALPYGRPWIETIGDNPYKHKLMRWYQMAYTPPGFWSRLVARLLVSIKQQDLNQFRIQLEHILPCVSQEGLFIRHDDGEIKIEPMQIFNDPSLRIILLSKDNLFSPLGFIVDHIEKLLKEWYPGLTKNRLDGRPRVIRYIPCPVCVQNFQNNTSDEEGHQQIPKTKDTTFLRWKS; the protein is encoded by the exons GTGCTCTGGAATCTCGTGATACGGTGATTGGATGTTTGAGGAAAGCTTGCGAAGGACATCACAGAGAGCTCATCAAGTTCTGGCTAGGCCATCTCAACAATCTATATCTTTACAAAGAACCATGGTCTAATTTCGTAAGAAACAATAGCCCACTACCTG GATATGCTTTGCGTGTTCCAAAGCATTGTATTCAACAGCTTTCAGACGCAGTAATTCAGGTTATGGGCGAAACTGTGCAACACATACTTGAGGCTTGGGTAGATAGCGACGAGGAGGAAGTAGACGAAGAG CGGCTTTGTGCGCATTGGAACAGCAAGAATCTACCATTGTTTGACGAAACCTGGTTGCAACGACCGAGATACAATACTCACTTAGTACACATTGATCTTTCACAAAACGCTTTCAAAACCATTCCTGAAATGCTACTTTGGGGGATTCCGTGGCTGgaatatttagatttatctgacAACTTGATTACTGAATTACCGGATGTAGGACAAACCGAACCGGATCAATCTGG tcTCATATATCTGAAAGTGACCAGCAACAAACTAACATATATATCCAACGACGTTTTTATGATGCCACAACTGCAAATGCTGTCCTTGGCAAGGAATAAGATCACATTTATTGGACTCATTGAGCAGGAAG GTGATGTGCAACCGGAGTGGAAGTGTACAAGTCTACAGGAACTCAACCTATCATTTAATGAGCTGACATGTTTACCTGAAAGGTTATCGGTGGCAAGCAGATTGAAGCGTCTTGAAGTGTCCAATAACCATCTAGAAGAAATGACGAAGCCGTGGCATTGTCCAATG GAAATTCTGGACCTATCGCATAATGCGATATCCGAGATACCAGATGTTCATGTTTACTGGCGTCAATCTTTGAGAATTCTCAACTTGAGTAGCAATAACCTCAGAAGAATCCCGCACACAATTTGTCAGCTGACAATGCTGGAAAATCTGGACCTAAGCAACACGGGGATTCGACGGCTACCTGACAAGGACACGTGGAAAACGTTTTCTTTGGCAAAGTTGGATCTTTCAGCCAATCATCTTGTCGTAAGGAAGGCCAAGATGAGGAAAATCACACGGTATTATGGATTTGGTTCCCCATCTTTCACACAGTATTG GGAGTACATCGAGCCTGTAGAGCTGTCATTTCCagactattttgataaaaaattgaaGGCACTGAATTTAAGCTACAATGACCTGCACGATGTTCCCGACTCTGTTTGTCAAATGCGACATCTTCAGTACCTTGACATTCAAGG GAACCCATGTATAACATGTCTACCAGACCAGATGGCTGCCCTTCGAGATTTGGTCAACTTGAAATTTGGTTCTATTCAAATCAAACATCCTTCGGAACTTGCAAAGCTGTTTTGTCAACCGACCGAGCGCAATGTGGAAGATAAGACACATTTAGTCAAACAAACACTTCGGAAGAGGTTCTTACAATACGAAGTATGCCGAGAAATGAAGATAATCATGGTCGGACCTTCG CAAACTGGCAAAACTGAGTTACTGTGCAGCTTGACAGGCATTGAGTGGCCACAATCGGACTTGGGAGTAAACGTTGTTTCCAAAGCCTCTTTGAACTTCGACAAGAAAGTGGTAATTAAGAGAATTATAAACACTCCAAGAAAA GATATTCAGTTCACAATATGGGATTTGAAAGGCAGTGATGAATATCTTGTCATCCATCAAGCTTTCTTGACGCCACACACTATCTATTTACTCGTTTGGGATATGACCAAGCGTGACGATGAAAGCATGGAGAAACTTGAACCCCATGTTTTGAACATCAAG GCAAGGGCACCTTTAAGTCCAATCATAGCAGTAGGAACCCATATCGATAGATACAAACACAACAGACAACAAATCGTAACAGAATCTATCGCAGCTTTCTCGCGCAAGTTTCAAGACACCGATTTCACGTTTGTTGAGGTTGACGCCAGACCAGTGAGTTCAGAGGGCATTATAGATCTCAAGCGGATGATATACAACCATGCAACTACCATGACTTATATGAAGGGTCCCCATAGGTACATCATGTTGGGCAGAGAG GTCCCGAGATCGTTTATACACTTGAAAGAGCAACTGTCGCATGCACAAGAGAATTTACCAGTACAGCGGCAGCATGCACAAGATGGTGTACCAGTAAGTCCCAAACCGTTCTTAACTGAAGCCGAATTGGCAGCCATTATTGAAAGAATGTCAGGGAATTTCATTGAGACTACGAAGGAAGTTGAACAAG TCGTAGAATACCTTCAAGATTGCGGTACTTTGATCCATATACAAGACTATACGTACAAGCTTACAAGACTCtatttcctggaccctgtttggtTATCAAACACATTGGTAAAAGTAGTCCGACTCAAGAACAGCGATATCAATGAACACCAGGGAATTGTCACAGAATCACAACTCAGACGACTCTCTGTAGCATCCGGATTTGGAGAACACAATTTCAAGGAGTATCTACAATTATTGGCTAGATTTGAAATTACACTGTCCACAATCAAATCCTG CCGAGAATCCTGTTCTTTAAACGAACCTCGTAAGTACATTATACCGTCTGCTCTTCCTTATGGACGCCCTTGGATTGAGACTATTGGAGACAACCCATACAAACACAAACTGATGAGGTGGTACCAGATGGCTTACACACCACCAGGATTCTGGAGTCGTCTTGTGGCACGGCTATTGGTCTCTATCAAACAACAAGATTTGAATCAATTcag GATTCAACTAGAACACATTCTGCCTTGCGTTAGTCAAGAAGGACTATTCATCCGCCATGACGATGGTGAAATTAAGATCGAGCCTATGCAGATTTTCAATGATCCAAGTTTGCGTATCATTTTACTGAGCAAGGACAACTTGTTTTCTCCATTGGGATTTATCGTCGACCACATtgaaaagttgttgaaagaatGGTATCCAG GTCTAACCAAAAATAGACTGGATGGTAGGCCACGTGTTATACGATACATTCCATGTCCAGTGTGCGTccagaatttccaaaacaatacTTCTGATGAAGAAGGTCATCAACAGATCCCGAAGACCAAAGATACCACCTTTTTACGTTGGAAGAGTTGA